A single genomic interval of Pyrobaculum arsenaticum DSM 13514 harbors:
- a CDS encoding ABC transporter permease, producing MVLDRLADFLIWLIVKAISLFRKDWYVKNRSRVEEWRLTLYALNRSPTGIIGLVLSLGFVIVGVVGPFLAPYSYNQFLYLERPELYLAPPGAYGMPLGTDIYGRDVLSLMLYGARVSLVISVITIALGVPLGILLGLVAGYYGGKVDEAVMRITDIFLAFPALVLALALAATLPGRIREFLISEPTFASFMAAVFGVSQEDSIHLAPLISIFLALIIVWWPTYARVVRGMVLVEREKTYVEAAKALGYSSWRIMTRHILPNVMSPIVVLVTFDFATVNLLAAGLSFLGLGAQPPIVDWGSLINMGGSRFPTAWWLVFFPGVAIFLTALGWNLLGDALRDVFDPKFRRRIEFRV from the coding sequence ATGGTGCTAGATAGATTAGCCGATTTTCTCATCTGGCTCATCGTTAAGGCGATCTCTCTATTTAGGAAAGACTGGTATGTTAAAAACAGGTCTAGGGTGGAGGAGTGGCGCCTCACGCTCTACGCTCTTAATAGGTCGCCAACTGGGATAATAGGGCTTGTCTTATCGCTTGGGTTTGTAATTGTGGGGGTGGTGGGGCCGTTTCTAGCGCCGTACAGCTACAACCAATTTCTGTACCTTGAGAGACCTGAGCTGTACCTCGCGCCTCCCGGCGCCTACGGCATGCCTCTCGGCACCGACATATATGGGCGCGACGTGCTGAGCCTCATGTTATATGGCGCCCGGGTGTCGCTTGTGATATCGGTTATTACCATCGCGCTGGGTGTCCCGCTGGGAATACTGCTTGGCCTAGTGGCGGGATACTACGGAGGGAAGGTGGACGAAGCTGTGATGAGAATTACAGATATCTTCTTGGCATTCCCCGCGCTGGTGCTGGCCCTCGCTCTTGCTGCAACTCTGCCAGGAAGGATAAGGGAGTTTCTAATAAGCGAGCCAACCTTCGCGTCGTTCATGGCGGCGGTGTTCGGCGTAAGCCAAGAGGACTCTATTCACCTTGCGCCGCTGATATCGATCTTCTTAGCGCTGATCATTGTATGGTGGCCCACCTATGCAAGAGTGGTGAGAGGAATGGTCTTGGTAGAGAGGGAGAAGACGTACGTGGAGGCGGCTAAGGCTTTGGGGTACTCCTCGTGGAGGATAATGACCCGGCACATACTCCCCAACGTAATGTCCCCAATAGTAGTGCTGGTTACTTTCGACTTCGCTACCGTGAACCTGCTGGCCGCGGGACTGAGCTTCTTGGGCCTCGGCGCCCAGCCGCCTATTGTTGACTGGGGCTCTCTTATAAACATGGGAGGAAGCCGCTTCCCCACGGCGTGGTGGCTGGTGTTCTTCCCCGGCGTTGCAATATTTCTCACAGCCCTAGGCTGGAATCTGCTGGGCGACGCCTTGAGAGATGTCTTCGACCCCAAGTTCAGGAGGAGGATCGAGTTTAGGGTATGA
- a CDS encoding ABC transporter permease, with amino-acid sequence MSSFRRFLLRRFLTFLPTIFGVVFITYLIAYAIPADPARAWAGGEKAKPEVIERLKQYYHFDKPWYEQFYYFLVRLFEGSLISPRTGNTVFADIAARFSVTLQLALFSIFFSVAIGLPLGLLAAYKRDTKIDTAVRILALIGVSMPAFLLGYLLILVFFVQFKAITLAGVPTAKVSITGIPLIDALITLDFDSLSQIVGRYWLPGFVLGFSGAGIIARFVRNSTVEALGADFVEYLHAKGLSPDWVRRHVFKNSLVPIVTIIGLEFGASLSGAPITETIFGLPGLGAYAVQSIYYLDFPAIIGTTFVFAIIYVVTNFVVDLFYAFIDPRVRY; translated from the coding sequence ATGTCCTCTTTCAGGAGGTTTCTACTTAGGCGTTTTTTGACCTTCCTCCCGACAATTTTCGGCGTTGTTTTTATCACCTATCTCATAGCTTACGCCATACCTGCAGATCCCGCTAGGGCTTGGGCTGGCGGCGAGAAGGCAAAGCCTGAGGTAATTGAGCGGCTTAAGCAGTACTACCACTTCGATAAGCCGTGGTACGAACAGTTTTACTACTTCCTCGTAAGGCTTTTCGAGGGGTCTTTAATAAGCCCACGAACCGGCAACACCGTATTTGCAGATATTGCGGCTAGGTTTTCTGTAACGCTACAACTGGCGCTTTTTTCGATATTTTTCTCAGTAGCGATTGGCTTGCCGTTGGGGCTTCTTGCCGCCTATAAGAGGGATACCAAGATAGACACCGCGGTCAGAATACTAGCGCTAATCGGCGTCTCTATGCCGGCGTTTCTTCTCGGCTATCTCCTAATTCTCGTGTTCTTTGTCCAATTTAAGGCCATTACCCTAGCCGGCGTCCCCACGGCAAAAGTCTCGATAACTGGAATCCCGCTCATAGACGCCTTGATAACGCTGGATTTCGACTCTCTTTCCCAAATCGTCGGTCGGTATTGGTTGCCGGGATTCGTACTCGGCTTCTCCGGGGCTGGGATAATAGCTAGGTTTGTGAGAAACTCCACAGTAGAGGCGCTAGGCGCGGATTTTGTAGAGTATCTACATGCAAAGGGGTTGTCCCCAGACTGGGTGAGGAGGCATGTTTTCAAAAACTCGCTTGTGCCCATCGTCACAATAATTGGCCTCGAATTCGGCGCGTCTCTCAGCGGCGCCCCTATTACAGAGACTATTTTTGGGCTACCCGGCCTGGGGGCCTACGCAGTGCAGTCTATCTACTACCTGGACTTCCCCGCTATTATCGGCACAACTTTTGTCTTCGCCATTATCTACGTAGTTACTAATTTCGTAGTCGATCTATTCTACGCATTTATAGACCCAAGGGTGAGGTACTGA
- a CDS encoding ABC transporter substrate-binding protein: MSKQKGLSTSSVVALVIVLVLLAAIAIYFAFQQPAPPPPSTTTSTPSPTQTTQTTPSPGPTPTTPTSTPSPTAPPAIKKSFIKNIVYIINNDATARIQLYKTGTADLAAIPLDRLNEVVGTKLGTYQIQLIEDPNLLTLTIEYIVLNAYKAPFNNSLVRQALAYAVPYDIILNKIYANRYARLYGVIPKGLPGYTEYGIVKYTYNLTKARELIKQSGIDPGQYTIVIDYNLGNDQRAQTAAVLANAWGQLGFKVTVEPLNWPTLLSKTEKGDFDVYIIGWLPDYLDPDDYASPLFYGGTKFSELNVKTANTASEISSILSKGTVFDVGDAVVVVGPKGSGASVTVPQGKKIYVVQYVVDMAATKPVAESTGFVDINPAFYRNYDYDALIVAARTYFDPALREALYKAINIASNRDPAIIWLGQGKFFMHQWSWVGGRYYTPLELERYDLLWKAPDAPVAPLGIKDYKTGPDTLTIATIGWQQSFDPAASYESFGWEIFTQIGTTLVVFWRENTEYVVPAGAVAWTHDEDGTTWYFVIRGGMKAYDPWNNKVYDITAVDALFTLWRIARLSLDPSWMITTYFDVNASSVLSEDEFKNVLSNGLVTEYAGKSYTVKSWDELMKVFGYSGPTAGVVKLKLTQPYPAILPILAAPFTMIVPMQYALGDKYEQALADSNNGKNPSAWAKYVIPGEDDATYRLLHEKPISTGPYYVADYQQDSYIVLRYNPYYWNATLWQQLYGFKP, from the coding sequence ATGTCGAAACAGAAAGGGCTTTCTACAAGCTCGGTAGTCGCACTTGTTATTGTGCTAGTTCTGTTGGCGGCTATTGCAATATATTTTGCCTTCCAACAGCCCGCTCCCCCACCCCCCAGTACTACAACATCTACACCTTCTCCAACTCAAACTACGCAGACCACCCCCAGCCCTGGCCCTACGCCCACTACCCCGACCTCAACCCCTTCGCCTACAGCTCCGCCGGCTATTAAGAAGTCATTTATAAAGAATATAGTCTATATTATCAACAACGACGCAACTGCGAGAATACAGTTGTACAAGACTGGAACGGCAGACTTGGCAGCGATACCCCTTGACAGGCTTAACGAGGTCGTTGGTACAAAGCTTGGGACCTACCAGATACAGCTTATAGAGGATCCCAACCTTCTCACGCTGACGATCGAGTACATCGTGCTAAACGCCTACAAGGCCCCGTTCAACAACAGCTTGGTGCGCCAGGCGTTGGCATACGCCGTGCCCTATGATATAATCCTCAACAAGATATATGCCAATAGGTATGCCCGGCTATACGGCGTAATCCCGAAGGGGCTACCTGGCTATACCGAATATGGAATAGTTAAGTACACCTACAACCTGACAAAAGCTAGGGAGCTAATCAAGCAAAGCGGCATTGATCCAGGACAGTATACTATTGTTATTGACTACAACTTAGGCAACGACCAAAGAGCCCAGACCGCCGCTGTCCTTGCCAATGCGTGGGGCCAGCTCGGCTTCAAGGTAACCGTGGAGCCTCTCAACTGGCCAACTCTACTAAGCAAGACGGAAAAAGGGGACTTCGATGTATATATCATCGGGTGGCTCCCCGACTACCTTGACCCAGACGACTATGCATCTCCACTATTCTACGGCGGAACTAAGTTCAGCGAGCTGAACGTCAAAACCGCCAACACAGCCTCCGAAATAAGCTCTATCTTGTCAAAGGGCACGGTTTTCGACGTAGGAGACGCAGTTGTGGTGGTTGGGCCTAAGGGTAGTGGAGCCTCGGTGACAGTGCCTCAGGGGAAGAAGATCTACGTTGTCCAGTATGTTGTCGACATGGCCGCCACTAAGCCTGTCGCTGAGAGCACGGGTTTCGTCGACATAAACCCGGCTTTCTACCGTAACTACGACTACGACGCGCTAATAGTGGCCGCGAGGACTTATTTCGATCCGGCGCTCAGAGAGGCGTTGTACAAGGCCATAAACATTGCAAGTAACAGAGACCCTGCCATTATTTGGCTAGGTCAAGGAAAGTTCTTCATGCACCAGTGGAGCTGGGTCGGTGGGCGATACTACACGCCGCTGGAGCTGGAGAGATACGACTTGCTCTGGAAGGCGCCCGACGCGCCGGTGGCGCCGCTTGGTATTAAGGACTACAAGACCGGCCCAGACACCTTGACCATAGCAACTATTGGCTGGCAGCAGAGCTTTGACCCAGCCGCCAGCTACGAGTCTTTTGGCTGGGAGATCTTCACGCAGATTGGGACTACTCTAGTGGTGTTCTGGAGGGAGAACACCGAATACGTCGTGCCGGCAGGCGCAGTGGCTTGGACACATGACGAGGACGGCACTACTTGGTACTTCGTAATTAGAGGGGGCATGAAGGCCTACGACCCGTGGAACAACAAGGTATACGACATCACCGCCGTAGATGCTCTCTTCACTTTGTGGAGAATTGCCAGACTTTCGCTTGACCCCAGCTGGATGATAACGACGTATTTCGACGTGAACGCCAGCTCTGTTCTAAGCGAAGACGAGTTTAAGAATGTGCTGTCAAACGGCCTAGTGACCGAATACGCGGGCAAGTCGTACACTGTGAAGAGCTGGGACGAGTTGATGAAGGTGTTTGGATACTCCGGGCCAACGGCCGGCGTGGTTAAGCTAAAGTTAACTCAGCCATACCCGGCAATTCTGCCCATCCTCGCCGCGCCCTTCACTATGATTGTGCCAATGCAGTACGCCCTGGGCGACAAGTACGAGCAAGCGCTGGCCGACTCTAACAATGGGAAGAACCCGTCTGCGTGGGCTAAGTACGTGATCCCAGGCGAGGACGACGCAACATATAGGCTGTTGCACGAAAAGCCCATATCCACTGGCCCCTACTACGTGGCCGACTATCAGCAGGACTCGTATATTGTGCTCCGCTACAACCCGTACTACTGGAACGCCACGCTTTGGCAACAGCTGTACGGATTTAAACCCTAG